The following is a genomic window from Flavobacteriales bacterium.
TTCGGGTTAGCCGTGTCGCCAAAGCCCCAAACGAAGAGCATGACCAGGTTTACGATCGGAACCAACATGACGAGTTGGGTGATGAGCCAATCTTTGGTCGACATGACCGGTGCGGTAGGCTCCGCATTGTGGTTCAATGAAGTTTCGGCGGTCGGGGTTGGGGTGTCTTGGATTTCCATTTTATTGGTTTAGATTTGAAGCAAGATAACTCAAATTTGTGAAATTGAAAGTATTCTTACCCCTTCCACAACCCAGCGAAATCAGCAGTAAAGAGCGAGAGCGAGCCATGGCTTCATACATGACCATGATGGCTTCTTTGGCGGGCGGACTCCCACTTCCGTTCTTGAATTTGTTAGCCATTTACCTGTTTCATAGGTGGGTGCGAAGTACGAGTAGGTTCGTTCATTTTCACTCGCTTCAGTCAATGTGGAGTCAGGCGCCTGTGACCATATTGAACAGCATCTTACTCGTATGGACCATCGTTCGGATTTTTTCGGATGATTTTCGCTTCAGCGCGACGTATCTCGGATTTTTAATACCGCTTATCGTAATCAACGTGGCCTACTTCATAATGAGTGTCGTAGCGGGTATGCGAGCTTACAAAGGCCGGTTTTATTACTTTCCGGTGTTTGGTCGGTGGGCGTACGAGGTTGCTTTCGACGATCTACTTTCGATCGCTATAGAGGGCGATGAAATCGAGAATAAACCCCCTGAAGGATGAAATTAAATCGCAAACAACGCGACCTTATTTGGTTGGTGGGCGGGTTCACCATTTTGTGGGTACTCGGAATTTGGCTGTTCAACTACATGAAGACCTCGGAGTCGATCGACGATTGGGGAGTGGCCCAGCGCGATTCGCTGGCCCTGGGTTTGCACGAGCAAATCATGTACGAATCGGACCTGTGGGAATCCGATACCCAGCGTATTCTCGATGGCTTGATCAAGGAGCGACTCGACCCACAGGACACGCTTGAGATCTATTGGTTGAACGACCCAATCGTGAACGCCTTTACGACGACCAACGGAAAAATCTACATGTATCGAGGATTGTGTGAAGAGCTCGGAGAGCCCGAGATGATAGCGGCGGTCACGGCCCACGAGATCGCCCATCTTCGCGAACGTCACTTTGAAAAATCGGTCCGTCGCCAACTAGGTACAACGGCCCTGTTGGTGATGCTCTCCGGCGGCGATCCGGGATTGTGGCTTCAAGTGAACGGGATCTTGTTTGAGTCGTCTTTTAGTCGTCAGCAAGAAGCAGATGCCGATACACAAGCCATGGAAATGCTGCTTGAACACGACTTGTCGCCGACGCATTTGGGTCGAGCTTTGAGCATTACCGATGAGCGGTCAAGATCCGAGGTGAACTGGACCTTTGCTTCGACCCACCCGAGCTCGATGGACAGGGTGAGTAAGAGTCTCAACTACGAGATTCCCGATGATTTTGAAGAAGTGCCCTTCATTTGGGGCGAATAACTTTGCCGCCCAACGAGAAGATGGAATTAGTCGGAATTTGGTGCATCGGCCCGTAGGGCCAGAAAACATTTTACTGTAGTTTCACCGATGCCTTCGGCCCGCACATGCACTACATACATTCCGGAAGCGACCACCCTACCGCTCTCGTTCAAGAGGTTCCACTCCTGAAAGGTCCTAGGGTTATCCTTTTGGAAGCGTTTGACGAGCGTGCCGTTGGCCGAATAGATCGAAATAACACAACGTTGTGGCAAGTTGGTGATCTTGACGCGGCGCTCGAATGAGGTGTTTTCGTATGCCGAGTAAGCGTAGTAGGGGTTGGGAACCACACGAACGATACTGAGCGCGTTCTCCGCTGTATTTTGATCCGATACAATGGTGGCCATGTCGCTGGTTTCGAATTCGTACATCGGATGAGGGCCGTTGCTGTTGTCGATCTCGAGGTCTTCGTACTCTTTGGAAACACGAAGCTTGATCGTAACATCTGTTTCGAGGAAACTGCGTCCGTTGGCTACGGTCGGAATCATGGTCCAGGTGCAGTTTTGGAAAATTCCGCGCTTGTTGACCGGGGTTGGATTCAGTAGTGCTCCGTAATACGGGTTGTCTTGTGCGTTCGGGCCTTGGTAGGGGGCTGGATCGCCCAGATATTCGGGGCCCATGACATACAGGAAGTGCTTTCCTCCAAAGGTGACTTGACCAAGGTTGTTGATAATGGTCGCGGTTGGATTCCAAATCATGTCGTTTCCGTTTTCACCGGCTTGCCGGCTGTCTTCCGCGAACATCAGGTTGAGGCGTATTCCGCGCTCCAGGTCAATGGCATATCCAGGGAACCAGCCTCATCCTTGTCCGGTTCCGTCGGATTTATCGTCTTTTCCGACCGAGGCCGCAGAGCGCAAGTCCAGCTTTTGAACATCGCCTACTATGGAGTCGATATCGTTTGCCTCAAGCACGGGCACACGAGTCCAGAGATCGGTATTCGATGTGATCACAATATCCACGCTATTCAGGTCTTCGAGGCGGGTAAGTCCACGGAAGTTGCTCCAGGCCGGACCACTTCCGAAAGGTGTATTCGGGCTTACGATGTCTCCACCGGCCAAACGATACGGCACTACCCGGCCCTGCAGCACACCTTCGTAAACTTCTTGATCATCGAGGCCAATGAAGTCAATGAAGCCGCCCGTGCTGTTGGTGCCCGAGCGGATTCAGTTGAAGGGAGAATCTCCATCGACATCCGAGACACCGGTGAGCCATGCTTTGGTGATATCACCGAACAGAATTTCTGCGTTGAGGAATCCGTTTCCTTCCGCGGGTCGGTCGCCCGGATTCTCGGCATCGACCACGCTTAGGCTCAGTCCCCAAAATTCACCGGACTCCGTTACTAGTAGTTGCTCTTTTTCTACAGCGATGCTGTTTTGACTATAGATGGTGTCCTCAGAATTGCCCCCGGGTAGGTGAACGACGTACCAGGTACTAGACGGTGTTGCGCCGTTGAAAACGATGCGGAACCTTCCGTCAGGTACTTGAAGTGGATCAACGACTTTGATCTTCACCGGGCCTGCGCCGTTTTTGTATGTAGGGTAATCGAGGGTGAATTGTTCGGCGATTGCGTGGCTCGATGCTTCGTCCGGATCGAGTATGTTTCCGCCGTTACCCGTTCCTTCAATACGCGTCAATCGGGGTCCGTCACCATATTGGGATTGTTGTACCGTACCCACCAACTCTGGAGATTCGATGTGCGGAATGTCACTGTAAACGGAAGTGTTTAGTCTACTCGGCAGAAAAAGCCGGGTTTGGCCGTCGAGGGCCGTTGGGTCGGTCGGATTATAAGTTTTGTAGTTGTTGTGGGCATAGACCACGGCCATGTAGTAGTAGGGCTTATGGTTTACAAGGGTAGGATCACCTGTAGCGAATTTGTCTTCGGTGATCTGAAACGATTTCTTTATTCCCTCATCGGCCGCCATTATGGTCATGTTGCGTGCAACTGTTACACCGAGGGCGGCGTCCGGCTCATAATTGACCAATGTGGTGACCTCGTTCTTAACGTCGCATTGAGCTACGAGTCGTGCACGATCCGGGTCGTATAACTCGGCCTGAGTGACCTCGGGGTCGCGCAGTTGAAAGATCTGATAACCTTCAAAGCGATAGAGTGAATCGGGATATTGGGTGATGGTTGGGTTGACCTCCGCGTAGGATTCGTTGAAGTTATTCGAAGCTTCATCGTTACCCGGGTAAATTACGAGGGCCTGATCGAGTTCTTGAATGGCCAAGTTTGGAGCATCGGGTCCATCGAGCATTTGAAAACATCTATCGAACAAGGCCTGAACCTGGTCATCGGCCAATCGCATTTTCTCCAGAGAGGCCAATCGACCACCTGATGGATCACGGGCCCAAACAGCCGCCTCTGTAACGGTTTGTACGCCTCCCGGAGGTAGGGTGAAAGGTCGGGCCGACATGATGAATCGTCTATCGGCCGGAGTATTTCCGGCAGTGCTTTCGGTCCGGGTGTAGTCGGGATAATCGGGATGTGAATCGCCAAAAAACATGTAGTTGGTTTCCGGGCCGGGTCCGCCCGTAGCATCGTGACCATTGGTGCCGTTGAATACCACGTGGGTACTATCTCGCCAAATAGCTTGCAGGTAATGGTAAAAGTCCCATTCATTGTTGGGC
Proteins encoded in this region:
- a CDS encoding DUF4870 domain-containing protein, coding for MKLKVFLPLPQPSEISSKERERAMASYMTMMASLAGGLPLPFLNLLAIYLFHRWVRSTSRFVHFHSLQSMWSQAPVTILNSILLVWTIVRIFSDDFRFSATYLGFLIPLIVINVAYFIMSVVAGMRAYKGRFYYFPVFGRWAYEVAFDDLLSIAIEGDEIENKPPEG
- a CDS encoding M48 family metallopeptidase translates to MKLNRKQRDLIWLVGGFTILWVLGIWLFNYMKTSESIDDWGVAQRDSLALGLHEQIMYESDLWESDTQRILDGLIKERLDPQDTLEIYWLNDPIVNAFTTTNGKIYMYRGLCEELGEPEMIAAVTAHEIAHLRERHFEKSVRRQLGTTALLVMLSGGDPGLWLQVNGILFESSFSRQQEADADTQAMEMLLEHDLSPTHLGRALSITDERSRSEVNWTFASTHPSSMDRVSKSLNYEIPDDFEEVPFIWGE
- a CDS encoding T9SS type A sorting domain-containing protein, which codes for MFAEDSRQAGENGNDMIWNPTATIINNLGQVTFGGKHFLYVMGPEYLGDPAPYQGPNAQDNPYYGALLNPTPVNKRGIFQNCTWTMIPTVANGRSFLETDVTIKLRVSKEYEDLEIDNSNGPHPMYEFETSDMATIVSDQNTAENALSIVRVVPNPYYAYSAYENTSFERRVKITNLPQRCVISIYSANGTLVKRFQKDNPRTFQEWNLLNESGRVVASGMYVVHVRAEGIGETTVKCFLALRADAPNSD